The following proteins are co-located in the Pyrococcus abyssi GE5 genome:
- the rimI gene encoding ribosomal protein S18-alanine N-acetyltransferase — MEDILENKGEVKKKIPISLITIRSAKLFDIPYIMRIEQASFREKYPRGLFLTFLESNPDTFLVAEYNGKVVGYVMGYLRPDMEGHIMSIAVDPSYRGNGIGKALMIAVINKLFKKGARWIGLEVRVSNTIAINLYKKLGFKITKRIYSYYSDGEDAFYMVLTPEEWEKVNSG, encoded by the coding sequence ATGGAAGACATCCTCGAAAACAAAGGCGAAGTCAAGAAGAAAATTCCGATTTCCTTGATAACTATAAGGAGTGCAAAACTGTTTGATATTCCCTATATTATGAGGATAGAGCAGGCATCGTTCAGGGAGAAGTATCCGAGAGGTTTATTCTTGACGTTTCTGGAGTCAAATCCAGATACTTTTCTCGTCGCTGAATATAATGGAAAGGTAGTTGGTTACGTGATGGGTTATCTAAGGCCCGATATGGAGGGGCATATAATGAGCATCGCCGTTGACCCAAGTTATAGAGGGAACGGCATAGGAAAGGCTCTTATGATAGCCGTTATAAACAAGTTATTCAAGAAAGGTGCAAGATGGATTGGCCTAGAGGTTCGAGTAAGTAATACTATTGCAATAAACCTCTATAAGAAGCTTGGATTCAAAATCACGAAAAGGATATATAGCTATTACTCAGATGGGGAGGACGCGTTTTACATGGTACTAACTCCAGAAGAGTGGGAAAAGGTGAATTCGGGATGA
- a CDS encoding 6-pyruvoyl-tetrahydropterin synthase-related protein, whose product MKRKLYYLTLATISVIEYIPLYLAPSPPALQINGNGHLFKVHKLMTSGWKPWIEDWYAGYPFLRFYPPLSYLTAGVLGKVLGSDTKGYAATLMLTSFLGALALHHYLKSTGREPCISPLIFLLFPWHLTVSYIEGNFPRANAIHLAPLFLLSLYWLREKRERYLIASALGISIVALTHYSILPLLIITGILILWDDLRTMTALGNGIKVLGAVIGLTSFWYVPFLFDKKWVEFWNISENKALFKSFSLNPTLLKSPFGILLILLLLIFAIFAIKNLVDRKKVILAGLYLYLSLGFYSPTTWLYSFPLLSIVPPYRWFDLEALIIPLLIGESLKRVQRKSMVALVIIPFTVLAFMNVPKINPYPQDLIKICENIKEEPGDDWRIFVLTDVGEAINSYLPAICKKPTLNGWYHEGSPTKAGERRMIYILTYGGNLTPYLKAYAVRFLITPKEINGYEMVLRIGKYKVYKGDTSFFQPVSVIVMGKYYELPFDFVYIKDTKIISGQPNVVVLYIGQPSKEEESMLWKFIKNGGTVIWVPETKGEFLGIKAEIRAISNDELRSSLFNVSRFSPFSYNHRSWYAPVFSSNIVRPLISVGNYTLIGEVRIGNGTLYLAGGNLIFHALSYKSSYEISIIRALIGNMDKSTIVNYKLLERSDGRLVAEINSTERTLIRVSEAYYPYWKGYINGREVRLFRDYRTGLMIFTFPRNGTLVIEFKDPFLPLRRYSLVGWIILTAYLVIETGKTYKKRYLHSIFEGRR is encoded by the coding sequence ATGAAGAGAAAGCTGTACTACCTAACTCTTGCCACAATATCAGTCATAGAGTACATTCCCCTGTACTTAGCCCCATCACCACCGGCCTTGCAGATAAATGGAAACGGTCACCTATTCAAGGTTCACAAACTTATGACATCTGGATGGAAACCATGGATAGAAGATTGGTACGCGGGTTATCCGTTCCTAAGGTTTTATCCTCCACTATCTTATCTGACAGCAGGAGTCCTTGGAAAGGTGTTAGGAAGTGATACAAAGGGATATGCAGCTACCTTAATGCTCACATCATTTCTTGGAGCCTTAGCGCTCCACCATTATTTAAAAAGTACTGGGAGAGAACCCTGTATTTCTCCCCTAATTTTTCTACTGTTTCCATGGCACTTAACTGTTTCGTACATTGAGGGAAACTTTCCAAGAGCAAATGCAATTCATCTAGCTCCGCTTTTCTTACTATCCCTATACTGGTTAAGGGAAAAGAGGGAGAGATACTTAATAGCCTCCGCCCTAGGAATCAGCATTGTAGCTTTAACTCACTACTCCATCCTACCTCTGCTTATTATCACTGGAATACTCATTCTATGGGATGACTTAAGAACAATGACAGCATTAGGGAATGGAATCAAGGTTCTTGGAGCCGTTATAGGTTTAACTTCATTTTGGTACGTTCCATTTCTGTTCGATAAAAAGTGGGTAGAATTCTGGAATATTTCGGAAAATAAAGCTCTATTTAAATCATTTAGCCTAAACCCAACCCTACTGAAGTCACCATTTGGAATTCTACTTATATTACTCCTCCTAATCTTCGCAATATTTGCGATTAAAAACCTTGTAGACAGGAAAAAGGTAATTCTAGCTGGATTGTACTTATACTTATCCCTGGGATTCTATTCACCAACTACCTGGTTATACTCATTTCCATTACTCTCGATCGTCCCACCGTATAGATGGTTCGATCTCGAGGCCTTAATTATTCCCCTCCTAATTGGGGAATCGCTGAAAAGAGTCCAAAGGAAAAGTATGGTAGCGTTAGTTATAATTCCATTCACAGTTCTTGCATTTATGAACGTTCCAAAAATCAATCCCTATCCCCAGGATTTAATTAAGATATGTGAGAACATTAAGGAAGAACCAGGAGACGATTGGCGAATTTTTGTTTTAACGGATGTTGGAGAAGCTATCAACAGCTATTTGCCAGCTATCTGCAAGAAACCAACGTTAAACGGGTGGTATCATGAGGGTAGTCCGACTAAGGCGGGAGAGCGAAGAATGATATATATTCTAACGTATGGGGGGAACCTAACCCCTTACCTAAAAGCTTACGCTGTTAGATTCTTAATAACACCCAAAGAAATCAACGGATATGAAATGGTACTCAGAATTGGAAAGTACAAAGTGTATAAGGGGGATACATCGTTCTTTCAACCCGTAAGTGTTATCGTCATGGGTAAGTACTATGAACTACCATTTGATTTTGTGTACATAAAGGACACAAAAATAATATCCGGGCAACCTAACGTTGTCGTCCTTTACATAGGCCAACCCTCAAAAGAAGAAGAAAGCATGTTATGGAAGTTCATAAAGAATGGAGGAACGGTAATCTGGGTTCCTGAAACAAAAGGTGAGTTCCTTGGAATTAAGGCTGAAATTAGAGCAATATCAAACGATGAACTTAGATCTTCACTATTTAATGTTTCCAGATTCTCACCTTTTTCATATAACCACAGAAGCTGGTACGCTCCAGTCTTTTCATCCAATATCGTTAGGCCTCTAATCTCAGTGGGGAACTATACATTGATAGGAGAAGTTAGGATCGGAAATGGGACCCTATACCTCGCAGGTGGAAACTTGATATTTCATGCTTTGTCCTATAAATCAAGCTACGAGATTTCAATTATAAGAGCTCTCATAGGAAATATGGATAAGAGCACAATCGTTAATTATAAACTCCTGGAGAGATCCGACGGGAGGCTTGTTGCTGAGATAAATTCTACAGAAAGAACCCTAATTCGAGTATCCGAAGCGTACTATCCCTATTGGAAAGGATATATAAACGGTAGGGAAGTTAGGTTATTTAGAGATTACAGAACAGGTTTAATGATCTTCACATTTCCCAGGAATGGGACGCTAGTCATTGAGTTTAAAGACCCATTCCTCCCATTGAGGAGGTATTCATTGGTAGGATGGATTATCTTGACGGCTTATTTGGTTATTGAAACTGGGAAAACTTACAAGAAAAGATATCTACATTCTATCTTTGAAGGCAGAAGATAA
- the alaS gene encoding alanine--tRNA ligase has protein sequence MEFIMKTRMFEEEGWIRKKCKVCGKPFWTLDPDRETCGDPPCDEYQFIGKPGIPKKYTLDEMREKFLKFFEKHEVYPHGRVKRYPVLPRWRDDVLLVGASIMDFQPWVISGEADPPANPLVISQPSIRFTDIDNVGITGRHFTIFEMMAHHAFNYPGKPIYWIDETVELAFEFFTKELKMKPEDITFKENPWAGGGNAGPAFEVLYRGLEVATLVFMQYKKAPENAPEDQVVIIKGDRYVPMETKVVDTGYGLERLVWMSQGTPTAYDAVLGYVVEPLKRMAGVEKIDERILMENSRLAGMFDIEDMGDLKLLRKKVAEKVGISVEELEKAIRPYELIYAIADHTKALTFMLADGVIPSNVKAGYLARLLIRKSIRHLKELGLEVPLSEIVALHIKELHKTFPEFKEMEDVILEIIDLEEKKYSETLKRGSDLVRREIAKLKKKGMSEIPLEKLITFYESHGLTPELVKEIAEKEGIKVHVPDNFYSIVAKEAEKEKEEKEEEVVDFELVKDLPETRTLYYEDPFMKEFEARVLRVIGDWIVLDQTAFYPEGGGQPYDTGVLFVNGSEVKVTNVQKVGKVIVHKVENPGLFKEGMEVRGRIDWDRRIQHMRHHTGTHVLMGALVRVLGKHVWQAGSQLTTDWARLDISHYKRISDEELREIERLANRIVMEDRKVTWEWLPRTEAEQRYGFRLYQGGVVPGRVIRVVKIEDWDVQACGGTHLPSTGLVGPIKILRTERIQDGVERIIFACGEAAIKEWQKEREILKKASQVLRVPPEKLPETAERFFNEWKEARKEVEKLKKELAKLLVYELEAKVQKVKEYEFIGEIVEGSMDDLREAVERLKKPNRIVVLVSKEGYFAISVGDNVNLNANDLAKKLTSIAGGGGGGRKDVAQGRIKDVSKAKEAIESIVKLL, from the coding sequence ATGGAGTTCATAATGAAGACGAGAATGTTTGAGGAAGAGGGTTGGATAAGGAAGAAGTGTAAGGTTTGCGGGAAGCCCTTCTGGACGCTCGACCCTGACAGAGAGACCTGTGGAGATCCTCCATGTGACGAGTATCAATTCATAGGAAAGCCAGGGATTCCAAAGAAGTACACGCTGGACGAGATGAGGGAGAAGTTCTTGAAGTTCTTCGAGAAGCACGAGGTTTACCCACACGGTAGAGTCAAGCGCTATCCAGTGTTACCTAGGTGGAGGGATGACGTCCTATTGGTCGGGGCCAGCATAATGGACTTCCAGCCTTGGGTTATTAGCGGGGAAGCGGATCCACCGGCGAATCCCCTAGTAATATCTCAACCTTCAATCAGGTTTACGGACATAGACAACGTTGGAATAACAGGAAGGCACTTCACGATATTTGAGATGATGGCTCACCATGCCTTTAACTACCCAGGAAAGCCAATATACTGGATAGATGAAACCGTTGAGTTAGCATTCGAGTTCTTCACAAAGGAACTTAAGATGAAACCAGAGGACATAACCTTCAAGGAAAATCCATGGGCCGGGGGAGGAAACGCGGGACCAGCGTTTGAAGTTCTGTATCGTGGCTTAGAAGTAGCCACTCTGGTGTTCATGCAGTACAAGAAAGCCCCAGAGAATGCTCCCGAGGATCAAGTGGTTATCATAAAGGGAGATCGTTACGTTCCAATGGAGACTAAGGTTGTTGACACTGGTTACGGATTGGAAAGGCTTGTATGGATGAGCCAGGGAACGCCAACAGCTTACGATGCAGTCCTAGGTTACGTTGTCGAGCCATTAAAGAGGATGGCTGGCGTTGAGAAGATAGATGAGAGAATACTCATGGAGAACTCCAGGTTGGCAGGAATGTTCGACATAGAAGATATGGGAGATCTAAAGCTACTAAGAAAGAAGGTTGCAGAGAAAGTTGGAATAAGCGTTGAAGAACTTGAAAAGGCCATAAGACCTTACGAGCTTATTTACGCGATAGCCGACCACACGAAAGCTTTAACCTTTATGTTAGCGGATGGCGTTATACCCTCCAATGTAAAGGCTGGTTACCTCGCTAGACTTCTAATAAGGAAGAGCATAAGGCACCTCAAAGAGCTAGGGCTAGAAGTTCCACTTTCAGAAATAGTGGCCCTTCACATAAAGGAACTTCACAAGACGTTCCCAGAGTTCAAGGAGATGGAAGATGTTATCCTCGAGATAATCGATTTAGAGGAGAAGAAATACTCTGAAACCCTTAAAAGGGGAAGTGATCTAGTTAGAAGGGAAATAGCAAAGTTGAAGAAGAAGGGTATGAGCGAGATTCCATTGGAGAAGCTGATAACCTTCTACGAAAGTCATGGATTGACCCCAGAGCTCGTTAAGGAGATAGCAGAGAAAGAAGGCATCAAGGTTCACGTTCCGGACAACTTCTACAGCATAGTGGCTAAAGAGGCGGAGAAAGAAAAAGAAGAGAAAGAGGAGGAAGTTGTCGACTTTGAACTAGTCAAGGATCTCCCTGAGACGAGGACGCTATACTACGAAGATCCATTCATGAAGGAATTTGAAGCTAGGGTTCTCAGGGTAATAGGGGATTGGATCGTTCTAGATCAAACAGCATTCTACCCTGAAGGTGGTGGACAACCATATGATACCGGGGTTCTCTTCGTGAACGGAAGCGAGGTTAAGGTGACCAACGTTCAGAAGGTTGGAAAGGTTATAGTGCACAAGGTTGAGAATCCTGGGCTCTTCAAGGAGGGAATGGAAGTTAGAGGTAGGATAGACTGGGATAGGAGAATACAGCACATGAGACATCACACTGGAACCCACGTCCTCATGGGGGCTTTAGTTAGAGTCCTAGGAAAGCACGTATGGCAGGCCGGTTCTCAGCTGACTACAGATTGGGCTAGGCTTGACATAAGTCATTACAAGAGGATAAGCGATGAAGAGCTGAGGGAGATAGAGAGACTAGCGAACAGAATAGTTATGGAAGACAGGAAGGTTACATGGGAATGGCTACCTAGAACTGAGGCCGAGCAAAGGTACGGCTTTAGGCTGTACCAAGGTGGCGTTGTCCCTGGGAGGGTCATAAGGGTAGTGAAGATTGAAGATTGGGACGTCCAGGCTTGTGGTGGAACTCATCTCCCAAGCACGGGTTTAGTAGGGCCGATAAAGATACTTAGAACGGAGAGAATACAGGATGGAGTTGAGAGGATAATCTTCGCCTGTGGAGAGGCCGCCATAAAGGAATGGCAGAAGGAAAGAGAAATCCTTAAGAAGGCAAGTCAAGTGCTAAGGGTTCCGCCTGAGAAGCTCCCAGAGACGGCCGAGAGGTTCTTCAACGAATGGAAGGAGGCAAGAAAGGAAGTTGAGAAGCTAAAGAAAGAACTCGCGAAGCTACTTGTCTACGAGCTCGAGGCCAAGGTTCAGAAGGTCAAGGAGTATGAGTTCATAGGAGAGATCGTTGAAGGCTCAATGGACGACCTTAGGGAGGCCGTTGAAAGGCTGAAGAAGCCCAACAGGATCGTTGTTCTCGTGAGCAAGGAAGGTTACTTCGCAATATCGGTTGGCGATAATGTAAACTTGAATGCTAACGATTTGGCCAAGAAACTAACCTCCATAGCCGGAGGCGGCGGCGGTGGAAGAAAGGACGTAGCCCAGGGAAGAATAAAAGACGTTTCAAAGGCTAAAGAAGCTATAGAGAGTATAGTGAAACTTCTCTAA